A genome region from Bordetella genomosp. 10 includes the following:
- the rseP gene encoding RIP metalloprotease RseP, translating into MLLTLLAFAVALGILITFHELGHYWAARACGVIVHRFSIGFGKVLLRRTDRHGTEWAISAIPLGGYVKMQDDPEPGATPAQAARAFNNQPVRNRILIVAAGPVFNLILAVLLYAGLNLAGVQEPAALLAQPVAGTPAAQAGFQSGDRIVAIDDKAVASWNDARWALMDRVSEGGQVEVDVAAAAGGTQRRTLTLDGSRMDPAQGDPLAATGLRLLEPKPVVRGVIPGSAGERAGLRDGDVIVGAGGQATPDAGRVVQIVQQYPDKALPLQVRRDGAELTLSVVPQAEHDAEGRVIGRIGVQLGADIPMVTVRYGLGESLWQGAVRTADTAWFSLRMMGRMVTGAVSWRNISGPVTIADYAGQTARIGLAAYISYLALISISLGVLNLLPIPMLDGGHLLYYLIEILRGSPPPSRWLDIGQRAGLGLLAGLMGLALFNDFARLFT; encoded by the coding sequence ATGCTCCTGACCTTGCTCGCCTTTGCCGTGGCCCTCGGCATCCTGATTACGTTCCACGAGCTGGGCCACTACTGGGCGGCGCGCGCTTGCGGCGTCATCGTGCATCGGTTCTCGATCGGTTTCGGCAAGGTGCTGCTGCGCCGCACCGACCGGCACGGCACCGAGTGGGCCATCTCGGCCATCCCCCTGGGCGGCTACGTCAAGATGCAGGACGATCCCGAGCCCGGCGCCACGCCGGCGCAGGCCGCCCGCGCGTTCAACAACCAGCCGGTGCGCAACCGCATTCTCATCGTCGCCGCCGGCCCCGTGTTCAACCTGATCCTGGCCGTGCTGCTGTATGCCGGCCTGAACCTGGCCGGGGTGCAAGAGCCCGCCGCGCTGCTGGCGCAGCCGGTGGCGGGCACGCCGGCCGCGCAGGCCGGCTTCCAGTCCGGCGACCGCATCGTGGCGATCGACGACAAGGCCGTGGCGTCCTGGAACGACGCGCGCTGGGCGCTGATGGACCGCGTCAGCGAGGGCGGCCAGGTCGAGGTCGACGTGGCGGCGGCGGCCGGCGGCACGCAGCGCCGCACCCTCACGCTGGACGGCAGCCGCATGGATCCGGCGCAAGGCGATCCCCTGGCCGCGACCGGCCTGCGCCTGCTCGAACCCAAGCCGGTGGTGCGCGGGGTGATACCGGGCAGCGCCGGCGAGCGCGCCGGCCTGCGCGACGGCGACGTCATCGTCGGCGCGGGCGGGCAGGCCACCCCGGATGCCGGCCGCGTGGTGCAGATCGTGCAGCAATACCCCGACAAGGCGCTGCCCCTGCAGGTGCGGCGCGACGGCGCCGAGCTGACGCTGTCGGTGGTGCCGCAGGCCGAGCACGACGCCGAAGGGCGGGTCATCGGCCGCATCGGCGTGCAACTGGGCGCCGACATCCCCATGGTCACGGTGCGCTACGGCCTGGGCGAGAGCCTGTGGCAGGGCGCGGTCCGTACCGCTGACACCGCCTGGTTCTCCCTGCGCATGATGGGCCGCATGGTGACCGGCGCCGTGTCCTGGCGCAATATCAGCGGTCCGGTGACGATCGCCGACTACGCGGGGCAGACCGCCCGCATCGGCCTGGCCGCCTATATTTCCTATCTGGCGCTGATCAGCATCAGCCTGGGCGTCCTCAATCTCCTACCTATCCCCATGCTGGACGGCGGGCACCTGCTGTACTATCTCATCGAAATTTTGCGTGGCAGTCCGCCGCCATCGCGCTGGCTGGATATCGGGCAGCGCGCCGGCCTGGGGCTGCTGGCCGGCCTGATGGGGCTCGCGCTTTTCAATGATTTTGCGCGGCTTTTCACCTAG